Proteins encoded within one genomic window of Amycolatopsis nigrescens CSC17Ta-90:
- a CDS encoding S8 family peptidase: MQNAEPGRARSLCKGLLISALGMGLAVGGAVANAQPAPAEGQIITAGAQEAVAGSYIVGLKGSSAGAGDLVARYGGQITQTYTAALQGFAVSMNEQQAKRLAADPRVAYVEQDGAAHLTGTQTNPTWGLDRIDQKALPLDKKYTYPNEGAGVTVYVVDTGTMLTHPDFGDRVKSGYDFIDNDSNSSDCHGHGTHVAGTVGSSTYGVAKKVNIVGVRVLNCSGSGQNSQVVAGIDWVTKNAAKPAVLSMSLGGGANTSVDSAVRRAVQAGITTTVASGNSNTDACNTSPARAPEAITVNATDSNDGRASFSNYGRCTDIFAPGVSILSTKNGGGTATMSGTSMATPHVAGAAAVYLSANPSATPAQVDTALKNGASDNVVKNPGSGSTNKLLNVVG, encoded by the coding sequence ATGCAGAACGCGGAACCGGGTCGTGCCCGAAGTCTGTGCAAGGGCCTGCTCATCAGCGCACTGGGAATGGGGCTTGCGGTCGGCGGCGCGGTCGCGAACGCCCAGCCCGCTCCGGCCGAGGGCCAGATCATCACCGCGGGTGCGCAGGAGGCGGTGGCCGGCAGCTACATCGTGGGACTCAAGGGCTCGTCCGCCGGGGCCGGTGATCTGGTCGCCCGGTACGGCGGCCAGATCACGCAGACCTACACCGCCGCCCTGCAGGGCTTCGCCGTGTCGATGAACGAGCAGCAGGCCAAGCGGCTCGCGGCCGACCCGCGCGTCGCGTACGTCGAGCAGGACGGTGCCGCGCACCTGACCGGTACCCAGACCAACCCGACCTGGGGTCTGGACAGGATCGACCAGAAGGCGCTCCCGCTGGACAAGAAGTACACCTATCCCAACGAGGGCGCGGGTGTCACGGTCTACGTGGTGGACACCGGCACCATGCTGACGCATCCCGACTTCGGTGACCGCGTGAAGAGCGGGTACGACTTCATCGACAACGACTCCAACTCCTCCGACTGCCACGGCCACGGCACGCACGTCGCCGGGACCGTGGGCAGCAGCACCTACGGCGTGGCCAAGAAGGTCAACATCGTCGGTGTCCGGGTGCTGAACTGCTCGGGGTCGGGCCAGAACTCGCAGGTCGTCGCCGGCATCGACTGGGTCACCAAGAACGCCGCGAAGCCGGCGGTGCTGTCCATGAGCCTGGGTGGCGGCGCGAACACGAGCGTGGACTCGGCGGTCAGGCGCGCGGTCCAGGCCGGGATCACCACCACGGTGGCGTCCGGAAATTCCAACACGGACGCGTGCAACACCAGCCCGGCCCGCGCGCCCGAGGCGATCACCGTGAACGCCACGGACAGCAATGACGGCCGTGCCAGCTTCTCCAACTACGGCCGGTGCACCGACATCTTCGCACCCGGCGTGAGCATCCTGTCCACCAAGAACGGCGGCGGGACCGCGACGATGTCCGGTACCTCGATGGCGACACCGCACGTCGCGGGCGCCGCGGCGGTCTACCTGTCGGCCAACCCGAGCGCCACGCCGGCCCAGGTCGACACCGCGCTGAAGAACGGCGCCTCGGACAACGTCGTGAAGAACCCGGGCTCCGGCTCGACGAACAAGCTGCTCAACGTGGTCGGGTAA